The following are from one region of the Candidatus Kapaibacterium thiocyanatum genome:
- a CDS encoding dTDP-4-dehydrorhamnose 3,5-epimerase, with protein MAFTIVSTHLDGIVVLQPQRHDDNRGWFIESFREDQLRDLGIATDFVQDNHSHSRRDVIRGLHYTVGQPMGKLLRVVRGAIQLVELDVRSSSPTFGKHVTLDVNEENQHIVWIPPGFANGFCIVSDAADVLYRCTHVYNPVNERCINALDPVLAIPWKAATPILSGKDEAAPGLKDAVDVL; from the coding sequence ATGGCATTCACCATCGTCTCCACGCATCTCGACGGTATCGTCGTCCTGCAACCGCAGCGTCACGACGACAACCGCGGATGGTTCATCGAATCGTTCCGTGAAGATCAGCTACGGGACCTCGGCATCGCAACGGACTTCGTCCAGGACAACCATTCGCACAGTCGCCGCGACGTCATCAGGGGCCTGCACTACACCGTCGGTCAGCCCATGGGCAAGCTCCTGCGCGTCGTACGTGGAGCCATCCAGCTCGTCGAGCTCGATGTCCGCTCGTCATCGCCGACGTTCGGCAAACATGTGACGCTCGACGTCAACGAAGAGAACCAGCACATCGTGTGGATTCCACCGGGCTTCGCCAATGGCTTCTGCATCGTCTCGGATGCGGCGGACGTACTCTATCGCTGCACGCATGTGTACAATCCCGTCAACGAACGTTGCATCAACGCTCTGGACCCCGTTCTCGCCATTCCGTGGAAGGCAGCGACTCCCATTCTGAGTGGGAAGGACGAAGCGGCGCCGGGCTTGAAGGATGCCGTGGATGTGTTGTAA
- a CDS encoding undecaprenyldiphospho-muramoylpentapeptide beta-N-acetylglucosaminyltransferase, whose amino-acid sequence MYRTSQEPFRVVVAAGGTGGHIFPAVAVVEQLQVLTNGRCSALFLGSDDRMETTLIPGLGFPFVPMPIRGYRGILSPSVLTLPFKILRSVRIAREAIKRHRAQAVICTGAYISYPAGLAALRENVPLFVLESNLNPGKTNARLAPRATAVVLAFEESRAFYPEDLQERLHVFGNPVRTQIDPSIDPATARHKLGLNPDRPVVFVFGGSLGARSINMAVDAALPMLATSPYQVLWQTGKVFEPGGTIPPNVVVKPFIDDMGLAYAAADLVVSRSGATTISELGILGKPSILVPLPSASTNEQMHNARVVEQHGGALVIRDADVAPTLVTSIDGVMRDAERRHRMGEAVRQLGRPNAAADTARLVLQLCNALNTGDEQ is encoded by the coding sequence ATGTACCGCACGTCACAGGAACCGTTCCGCGTTGTCGTTGCGGCAGGAGGTACCGGCGGACATATCTTTCCGGCTGTAGCGGTGGTGGAGCAATTGCAGGTGCTTACGAACGGACGATGCTCCGCATTGTTCCTTGGTAGCGACGACCGCATGGAGACCACGCTGATTCCGGGATTGGGATTTCCCTTCGTTCCGATGCCGATCAGAGGCTACCGGGGAATCCTGAGTCCGTCCGTCCTGACCCTGCCCTTCAAGATTCTCCGGTCCGTACGCATCGCGCGGGAAGCGATCAAACGCCATCGGGCACAAGCCGTGATATGCACCGGTGCCTACATCAGCTATCCGGCCGGTCTGGCCGCGCTGCGTGAGAACGTGCCGCTCTTCGTCCTCGAATCGAATCTCAATCCGGGCAAGACGAATGCCCGGCTCGCTCCACGGGCCACGGCAGTGGTCCTGGCCTTCGAAGAAAGCAGGGCCTTCTATCCGGAAGACCTGCAGGAACGACTGCACGTCTTCGGCAATCCCGTCCGTACGCAGATCGATCCGTCCATCGATCCCGCGACGGCACGGCACAAGCTCGGGCTGAATCCCGATCGGCCGGTCGTCTTCGTCTTCGGTGGCAGCCTCGGTGCACGGAGCATCAACATGGCCGTCGATGCCGCACTGCCGATGCTGGCCACGTCGCCATATCAGGTGCTGTGGCAGACGGGCAAGGTCTTCGAACCCGGCGGAACGATTCCACCGAACGTCGTCGTGAAACCGTTCATCGACGATATGGGCCTGGCCTATGCGGCCGCCGATCTCGTCGTCTCGAGAAGCGGGGCCACGACGATCTCGGAACTGGGTATCCTCGGCAAGCCGTCGATCCTGGTGCCGCTGCCTTCGGCGTCGACGAACGAACAGATGCACAACGCCCGTGTCGTCGAACAGCACGGCGGAGCGCTCGTGATCAGGGATGCCGATGTGGCGCCGACGCTGGTGACATCCATCGACGGTGTAATGCGCGATGCCGAACGACGTCATCGCATGGGCGAGGCAGTACGGCAACTGGGCCGACCCAATGCGGCGGCCGATACTGCACGGCTGGTGTTGCAGCTCTGCAATGCCTTGAATACCGGAGACGAGCAATGA
- a CDS encoding malate dehydrogenase (catalyzes the oxidation of malate to oxaloacetate), with the protein MSKSPVRVAVTGAAGQIGYSLLFRIASGEMLGKDQPVILQLLELTPALNALKGVAMELEDCAFPLLHGIVQSDDPMVAFKDADYALLVGARPRSKGMERKDLLEANAQIFTVQGKALNAVANRNVKVVVVGNPANTNALITQKSAPDLDPRNITALMRLDHNRALSQIAGKTGKHTTDLTHLTIWGNHSATQYPDIFQVKANGADVWPTINDEAWLTDNFIPTVQKRGAAIIEARGFSSAASAANAAIEHIRDWVLGTPAGDWTTMGVPSDGSYGIPEGVIYGYPVTCVNGQYTIVQGLSVSDFSRTRMDATYQELLEERNGVQHLW; encoded by the coding sequence ATGTCCAAATCCCCTGTTCGTGTTGCCGTTACCGGCGCCGCCGGCCAGATCGGTTATAGTCTGTTGTTCCGCATCGCAAGCGGTGAAATGCTGGGCAAGGACCAGCCCGTTATCCTCCAGTTGCTCGAGCTGACGCCTGCGCTGAATGCGCTCAAGGGCGTGGCCATGGAGCTCGAGGACTGCGCCTTCCCCCTTCTGCACGGCATCGTCCAGTCCGACGATCCGATGGTCGCCTTCAAGGATGCCGACTACGCCTTGCTCGTCGGTGCACGCCCCCGCTCGAAGGGCATGGAGCGCAAGGACCTGCTCGAAGCCAACGCACAGATCTTCACGGTACAGGGCAAGGCCCTCAACGCCGTCGCCAACCGCAACGTCAAGGTCGTCGTCGTCGGTAACCCCGCCAACACCAACGCCCTGATCACGCAGAAGAGCGCTCCGGATCTCGATCCGCGCAACATCACGGCCCTGATGCGCCTGGACCACAACCGCGCCCTGTCGCAGATCGCCGGCAAGACGGGCAAGCATACGACGGATCTCACGCACCTCACGATCTGGGGCAACCACTCGGCAACGCAGTATCCGGACATCTTCCAGGTGAAGGCCAACGGCGCCGATGTATGGCCGACGATCAACGACGAAGCGTGGCTGACGGACAACTTCATCCCCACCGTCCAGAAGCGTGGCGCAGCCATCATCGAAGCGCGCGGCTTCTCGTCCGCCGCCTCGGCCGCCAACGCCGCCATCGAACACATTCGCGACTGGGTGCTCGGCACGCCGGCCGGCGACTGGACGACGATGGGCGTACCCAGCGACGGTTCCTACGGCATCCCCGAAGGCGTGATCTACGGCTATCCCGTCACGTGCGTCAACGGCCAGTACACGATCGTCCAGGGACTGAGCGTGTCCGACTTCTCACGCACGCGTATGGACGCCACCTATCAGGAACTGCTCGAAGAACGCAACGGCGTCCAGCATCTCTGGTAA
- a CDS encoding 50S ribosomal protein L27 gives MAHKKGGGSTKNGRDSNAQRLGVKKFGGQQVVAGNIIIRQRGTNVHPGNNVGLGKDYTIYSLIDGEVKFERKDRTRLKVSVYPSVN, from the coding sequence ATGGCACACAAAAAAGGGGGCGGCTCTACCAAGAACGGCCGCGACTCCAATGCCCAACGCCTTGGCGTGAAGAAGTTCGGCGGTCAACAAGTCGTTGCCGGCAACATCATCATCCGCCAGCGTGGCACCAACGTCCATCCCGGCAATAACGTCGGCCTCGGCAAGGACTACACGATCTACTCGCTCATCGATGGCGAAGTGAAGTTCGAACGGAAGGACAGGACCCGCCTCAAGGTCTCCGTCTACCCGAGCGTCAACTAA
- a CDS encoding 50S ribosomal protein L21 yields the protein MYAVVEIAGQQFAVAPKQTLTVPLLDGNVGDTLEFTNILLASDNGKVNVGAPYLKGSVKATVKAHGKGDKVLVFHKKRRKGYQKLNGHRQHFTSITITDINV from the coding sequence ATGTACGCAGTCGTAGAAATCGCCGGCCAGCAATTTGCCGTCGCTCCGAAGCAGACGCTTACCGTGCCGTTGCTGGACGGTAATGTCGGCGACACGCTTGAATTTACCAACATCCTTCTCGCTTCCGACAACGGCAAGGTGAACGTTGGCGCTCCGTACCTCAAGGGTTCGGTGAAGGCTACGGTCAAGGCTCACGGAAAGGGAGACAAGGTTCTCGTGTTCCACAAGAAGCGCCGCAAGGGCTATCAGAAGCTGAATGGCCACCGCCAGCACTTCACGAGCATCACGATCACGGACATTAACGTTTAA